The segment ACTACGCTCCAGGATATTTCCCATCAAATCACAGCAAATTACACTGCTTTGCCGGGACACCTCCACTCCGAAAACATAGCGGTGGGTAGCGTTAATTTCAACCAGCAGCGGTTTACGACCACCGGAAGATTGCCCTTTTCCAACTTCCCGGAGTACATCCTCCGCGATCAGGGTGTCGACAATCCGGGATACAGAGGGAAGGGACAGGCCGATTTTTTTCGAGAGCTGGGTCCGAGAGAGCGGGAAGTCCTTCTCGATCGTCTTGAGGATATTCTTACGGTTAATTTTCCGGATCAAAGGCGGCTGTCCGCACATTGCTTTTCCATCCAATACCGCAATAGATTGAGGAGATTTTCTTACTAAATCTTTGTAAGTATGTTATCAGCATAAGCTACTTCTTTGTCCCTGTCAACCAGAGTTCTCGTGAATAAGAAGTTCAAAGGACCGACTTCCCAGATCTTGGCCAACCCATCTGGGACGAAACGGAAAGGTGAGTTCACCTAGTCAGATCCAGGGGCGAACGATGGATCACTGATGGGTCCGATGGGGTTATGTGGGGAATCTGCCGCTTCGACCGATACCATTTTTCCCGGTTAAGACCGCCGCGGTCATCCCAGGGACTCGCCTTCCTGTTTCTGATTGGCGACATACAGGGCGAAACGGATGGATGAGGCTTTGGAATCGGGCGTTCCGGAGCGGGAAGGAAGGGCGGTGGGGTAGGCGCTCCCCCAAAGGAGCGAAGCCGTTCGGAAACCGGCGAAATAGACCAGGGATTTTCCCAGGATGTTCCCGGCGTCGAGGTCGGGGACGATTAGGATATCCGGATGCCCGTTGAATTTGCCCTGGATCGACTTGAGTTCCATCGCTTCCGGGCTTATGGCGTTATCCAGAGCGAGCGGTCCCTCCACCAGACAATTGGGAATCTGCCCCCGCTGGTTCATCACGCTTAAGCAGGCGGCATCGACGGTGGAGGGGATACGCGGGTTCACCTTTTCCAGGGGGGCGAGGACAGCGACCTTCGGCTCGCTGATCCCCATCGCCCGGCAGAAGGCCACACAATTAGCGATAATTTTCACTTTTTCACTCAGATCGGGGGCGATGATCAGGGCGCCGTCGCTGAGGACCAGGAGTTTGCCGGAACGGATGTTTTCGAAGATCCAGACCTGGTTGATCAGGGTGTTGTGTCCTTTTTCTTTGTTATGGGCCAGGATCGCGGCCAGGAAGGAAGGGGAATTGACCATGCCCTTCACCAGGATATCCGCCTCTCCCCGGTCACACGCGCGCAGGGCTTCCCGGGTCATTGCCTCATTGCCACGGCTATCAAGGACCCGGTAATGAGCGGGATCAA is part of the Atribacteraceae bacterium genome and harbors:
- a CDS encoding phosphate acyltransferase, yielding MIRTFSEIPSNQRHRVAAVPGGEDQNTLLALESCRVSDNLTSLLIGNPERIMRTLRELSFDPAHYRVLDSRGNEAMTREALRACDRGEADILVKGMVNSPSFLAAILAHNKEKGHNTLINQVWIFENIRSGKLLVLSDGALIIAPDLSEKVKIIANCVAFCRAMGISEPKVAVLAPLEKVNPRIPSTVDAACLSVMNQRGQIPNCLVEGPLALDNAISPEAMELKSIQGKFNGHPDILIVPDLDAGNILGKSLVYFAGFRTASLLWGSAYPTALPSRSGTPDSKASSIRFALYVANQKQEGESLG